In a genomic window of Muntiacus reevesi chromosome 1, mMunRee1.1, whole genome shotgun sequence:
- the NES gene encoding nestin isoform X2 encodes MEGCLGEESFQMWELNRRLEAYLARVKALEEQNELLSAELGGLRAQAGDASWRARADDELAALRALVDQRWREKHAAEVARDNLAEEVEGVASRCQQLRLARERTAEEVARSRRAVEAEKCAQTWLSTQAAELERELEALRAAHEEERAGLNAQAACAPRGPAPPRGPPAPAPEVEELAQRLGEAWRGAVRGYQERVAHMETSLGQARERLGHALQGAREGRLELQQLQAERSGLQERRAALEQRLEGRWQERLQTAEQFQLAVEALEQEKQGLQSQIAQVLEGRQQLAHLKMSLSLEVATYRTLLEAENSRLQTPGGGSKASLGFLDPKLELHFPGTPEGRRPGPLLSVLSPTPLSSPLPGTLETPVPTFLKSQEFLQARTPTSASTPIPPTPQAPCPAVDAEIRAQDAPGSLPQPRVGRQQVPEVMWAEAKVAIPASVLPGPEEPGGQQQEPSPSQSPEDHASLAPALSPDHSSLEAKGGEPSGSRESSRPQEEDEGQLWGMAEKETVVEVKAVSSLQQETWQEEGDLDMKEIQDSQGPLEKETLKSLEEEIQKPSIPLEKQSHETIRSLEKENLELLRPLEEENLETLKILEKENQELLKAFEGKEMEIVRSLEKETLELLKPIGKEDPQTLPSLEKENQEITRSLEVNVETFLYPGKENQELVRSLEEENIELLRTLERESQEPLRCQEVENQETLRLLAKESQEPLRSLEEDQEVSRPLGKENHEALRAPEDENHEALRPLEKENPESLRSLEEDQEAVRPSEKENQEPLRSLETENQESLRSLEDQEAMRPLEEENQEPLRSLEKEKQETMRPLEEDKQELLRSLEEQEAMRSLEEEGQMTLSPLEKVKPETLKSLGKDQEIVIPLEKENQELLRSLNEESIEAVRSVETETPEPLKPTKEENLEILKPLEEESQEPLESVERNHEKLRPPDKENQESLGSLAEWNVENLQYLEEADKGSLRHLEEEENVEKEESQASLRPLEEQGQELPLSAHQQKWEDITQGDQELDQDRPPGRAGVDSEDGAELEPKEQAGFPAKGEVVEQGELHLTATGEAWGTGEGHPGSPEPKEQRLPAEGAGGAGGAEGLQDPEEQPEQVGALGLPAAQGMSEVVEPVLEDKDVAPGDGRASPEVTLEFETAMGGSAEVERGPEQEVVGLEDPGGLVREEVMESPLGEGGVEAKKVQGLEEPRKELEEAGTLEPEVSTLPRKSRDPLETPRDWVESESGAPGKTEETVSAETLCHEGSNTPQPRPLGSEGAEEDAKPMLGPPSLRPTESCSPTLIPEDAAGPQPLAEGNQEASWGLEGRAEVLGKADGEQEDLSSGGIPEGLQEEGEESREESEADELGETLPDSTPLGLYLRSPASPKWDLPGEQRPSPQGEPGKEGWGPAVPASKGLGAHPSEEEEEGDEEEERGHDSELSEEFEDLGTEASLLPGVPGEGEEPLSQVPQLLLEPAAWDRDGESDGFADEEESGEEGEEEEEEEGREPGAGRGGPVPSVGSLPAPHSPQGGNLLGSETTDVSVPWDDGPRASAPDAPMTAPETESQNIIEASGSEEESDAAPLEREDQVPGPLGTLSGVEDTPDVGGPGPSLKEELEHVNGGVVNGLEQSEGIGQGAAEGDRGSPLEEEGGSLKAPWAGAPLHLGQGQFLKFSQREGDGDSWSSGED; translated from the exons ATGGAGGGCTGCCTGGGGGAAGAATCTTTTCAGATGTGGGAGCTCAATCGGCGCCTGGAGGCCTACCTGGCCCGGGTCAAGGCGCTAGAGGAGCAGAATGAGCTGCTCAGCGCGGAGCTCGGGGGTCTCCGGGCACAGGCCGGGGACGCCTCCTGGAGGGCTCGTGCCGACGACGAGCTGGCGGCCCTACGGGCCCTCGTCGACCAGCGCTGGCGGGAGAAGCACGCGGCCGAGGTGGCGCGCGACAACCTGGCAGAAGAGGTGGAGGGCGTGGCGAGTCGGTGCCAGCAGCTGCGGCTGGCCCGGGAGCGGACCGCGGAGGAGGTGGCCCGCAGCCGGCGTGCGGTCGAGGCCGAGAAATGCGCCCAGACCTGGCTGAGCACCCAGGCTGCGGAGCTGGAGCGCGAGCTGGAGGCTCTGCGCGCGGCGCACGAGGAGGAGCGCGCCGGCCTGAACGCTCAGGCTGCCTGCGCCCCCCGCGGCCCCGCTCCGCCCCGGGGACCCCCCGCGCCGGCCCCCGAGGTGGAGGAGCTGGCTCAGCGGCTGGGCGAGGCGTGGCGGGGGGCAGTGCGCGGCTACCAGGAACGCGTGGCACACATGGAGACCTCTTTGGGCCAGGCCCGCGAGCGGCTGGGCCATGCGCTGCAGGGCGCCCGCGAGGGTCGCCTGGAGCTGCAGCAACTCCAGGCAGAGCGCAGCGGCCTTCAGGAGCGCAGGGCAGCgctggagcagaggctggaggGCCGCTGGCAGGAGCGGCTGCAGACCGCTGAGCAGTTCCAG CTGGCCGTGGAGGCCCTGGAGCAGGAGAAACAAGGCCTCCAGAGCCAAATCGCCCAAGTCCTGGAAGGTCGGCAGCAGCTGGCACACCTCAAGATGTCCCTCAGCCTGGAGGTGGCCACATACAG GACCCTCCTAGAGGCCGAGAACTCCCGGCTGCAGACACCTGGAGGGGGTTCCAAGGCTTCCCTCGGCTTTCTGG ACCCTAAGCTGGAGCTACATTTCCCTGGGACCCCAGAGGGCCGGCGTCCGGGACCTCTGCTTTCTGTTCTGAGCCCGACTCCCCTCTCCTCACCTTTGCCCGGTACCCTTGAAACACCTGTGCCAACCTTTCTGAAGAGCCAGGAATTCCTTCAGGCCCGCACCCCGACCTCAGCcagcacccccatcccacccacccctcaGGCTCCCTGCCCTGCTGTAGATGCCGAGATCAGAGCCCAGGATGCCCCTGGGTCCCTGCCCCAACCACGGGTTGGGAGGCAACAGGTGCCAGAAGTCATGTGGGCTGAAGCCAAGGTGGCCATCCCTGCCAGCGTCCTGCcaggaccagaggagcctgggggccagcaaCAAGAGCCCAGTCCAAGCCAATCCCCTGAAGATCATGCCTCCCTGGCTCCAGCCCTCAGCCCTGACCACTCCAGTCTAGAGGCCAAAGGTGGAGAACCCAGTGGGTCTAGAGAGTCCAGCAGACCCCAGGAGGAAGATGAAGGACAACTCTGGGGGATGGCAGAGAAAGAAACAGTGGTAGAGGTCAAAGCAGTGAGCAGCTTGCAGCAGGAAACATGGCAAGAAGAGGGGGATCTGGACATGAAAGAAATCCAAGACTCCCAGGGTCCTTTGGAAAAAGAAACTCTGAAGTCTCTGGAAGAAGAGATTCAAAAGCCATCGATTCCATTGGAAAAGCAGAGCCATGAGACGATAAGATCTCTAGAGAAGGAGAATCTGGAATTGCTGAGGCCTTTGGAAGAAGAGAACTTAGAAACACTAAAAATACTAGAGAAGGAGAATCAAGAATTATTGAAGGCTTTCGAAGGAAAGGAGATGGAGATAGTGAGATCTCTAGAAAAAGAGACTCTGGAACTACTTAAGCCTATAGGAAAAGAGGATCCACAGACATTGCCATCTCTAGAAAAGGAGAATCAAGAAATAACGAGGTCTCTTGAAGTTAATGTAGAGACATTTTTATATccaggaaaggaaaatcaagaaTTAGTGAGGTCTCTAGAAGAGGAGAACATTGAGTTATTGAGAACTCTAGAAAGGGAGAGTCAAGAGCCACTGAGATGTCAAGAAGTAGAGAACCAGGAAACACTGAGACTCCTAGCCAAAGAGAGTCAAGAGCCATTGAGGTCTCTGGAAGAAGACCAGGAGGTATCAAGACCTCTAGGAAAAGAGAATCATGAGGCCCTGAGGGCTCCAGAAGATGAGAATCATGAGGCTCTGAGAcctctagaaaaagaaaacccagagtCACTGAGATCTTTAGAAGAAGACCAGGAGGCAGTGAGaccttcagaaaaagaaaaccaggagCCGCTGAGGTCTCTAGAAACAGAAAACCAGGAGTCACTGAG GTCTCTAGAAGACCAGGAGGCAATGAGACCTCTAGAAGAAGAAAACCAAGAGCCACTGAGgtctctagaaaaagaaaaacaggagacaATGAGACCTCTAGAAGAAGACAAACAGGAATTACTGAGATCTCTAGAAGAGCAGGAGGCAATGAGATCTCTAGAAGAAGAAGGCCAGATGACATTGAGCCCTCTAGAAAAAGTGAAACCAGAGACACTAAAGTCTCTTGGAAAAGATCAGGAGATAGTTATACCTCTTGAAAAAGAGAATCAAGAGTTATTAAGGTCCCTAAATGAAGAGAGTATAGAGGCAGTGAGGTCTgtagaaacagagactccagaaCCACTAAAGCCTACCAAAGAGGAAAACCTGGAAATACTGAAACCTCTAGAAGAGGAAAGTCAAGAGCCACTGGAGTCTGTGGAAAGGAACCACGAGAAACTGAGACCCCCGGATAAGGAGAATCAAGAGTCACTGGGCTCTCTGGCAGAGTGGAACGTAGAGAATTTGCAATATCTAGAGGAGGCCGACAAGGGAAGTCTAAGGCACTTGGAAGAGGAAGAGAACGTGGAGAAAGAAGAGAGTCAAGCGTCACTGAGGCCCCTGGAGGAGCAGGGACAGGAGCTGCCGCTCTCTGCACATCAACAGAAGTGGGAAGATATAACGCAGGGGGACCAAGAACTGGATCAGGACAGGCCCCCTGGGAGGGCTGGGGTGGACAGTGAGGATGGGGCAGAGCTGGAACCGAAAGAACAGGCTGGCTTCCCTGCGAAGGGGGAGGTGGTGGAGCAGGGGGAGTTGCATCTGACAGCCACAGGTGAGGCCTGGGGCACAGGTGAGGGGCACCCAGGCAGCCCCGAGCCCAAAGAGCAGAGGCTCCCAGCTGAGGGAGCAGGTGGGGCAGGAGGCGCTGAGGGCCTCCAGGACCCTGAGGAGCAGCCAGAGCAGGTTGGGGCCCTGGGCCTCCCAGCTGCCCAGGGCATGTCAGAGGTGGTGGAGCCCGTGTTGGAAGATAAGGATGTGGCCCCAGGGGATGGCCGAGCCTCCCCAGAGGTCACCTTGGAGTTCGAGACGGCCATGGGCGGGTCTGCGGAAGTGGAGCGGGGACCCGAGCAGGAGGTAGTAGGGCTGGAGGACCCAGGTGGCCTGGTCAGAGAGGAGGTGATGGAGTCAcccctgggggagggaggtgtggaGGCAAAGAAGGTACAGGGCTTGGAAGAGCCCAgaaaggagctggaggaggcaggCACTCTGGAGCCGGAGGTCTCCACACTGCCCAGGAAGAGCAGAGACCCGCTGGAGACTCCTAGGGACTGGGTGGAGTCAGAATCTGGGGCCCCTGGGAAAACAGAGGAGACAGTCTCAGCTGAGACCTTATGCCACGAGGGAAGTAATACCCCTCAGCCCAGGCCCCTGGGGTCAGAGGGAGCAGAGGAGGATGCCAAACCGATGCTGGGGCCCCCCAGTCTGAGGCCCACCGAGTCCTGCTCGCCCACCCTAATCCCTGAAGATGCCGCTGGGCCCCAGCCCCTGGCTGAGGGGAACCAAGAGGccagctgggggctggagggcagggctgaggtcCTGGGAAAGGCAGATGGTGAGCAGGAGGATCTGAGCTCTGGGGGGATCCCAGAGGGCctccaggaggaaggggaggagagcaGAGAAGAGAGTGAGGCGGATGAGCTAGGGGAGACCCTTCCTGACTCCACTCCCCTAGGCCTCTACCTCAGGTCCCCCGCTTCCCCCAAGTGGGACCTGCCTGGAGAGCAGAGGCCCTCCCCTCAAGGGGAACCTGGAAAGGAAGGCTGGGGTCCTGCAGTCCCAGCCTCCAAGGGCCTTGGGGCTCACCcctcagaggaggaagaggagggagatgaggaggaggaacGTGGCCATGACTCTGAGCTGTCAGAAGAGTTTGAGGACCTGGGAACTGAGGCTTCTCTCCTTCCTGGGGTccctggggagggggaagaacCTCTGAGCCAAGTGCCCCAGCTGCTCCTGGAGCCTGCAGCTTGGGATCGTGATGGTGAATCTGATGgatttgcagatgaggaagagagtggggaggagggagaggaagaagaggaagaagaggggagggagCCAGGGGCAGGGCGCGGGGGGCCCGTGCCCTCCGTGGGCAGCCTTCCCGCCCCGCACAGCCCTCAGGGAGGGAACCTCCTGGGGTCTGAGACCACAGATGTCAGTGTCCCCTGGGACGATGGCCCGAGGGCCTCGGCACCTGACGCCCCCATGACTGCCCCGGAGACTGAGTCCCAGAACATCATTGAGGCCTCGGGCTCAGAGGAGGAGTCTGATGCTGCCCCCCTGGAGAGGGAGGACCAAGTCCCTGGTCCTCTGGGGACCCTCAGTGGGGTGGAGGACACCCCTGATGTCGGcggcccaggtcccagcctgaAGGAAGAGTTGGAGCACGTGAATGGGGGCGTGGTGAACGGGCTGGAGCAGTCCGAGGGGATAGGCCAGGGGGCCGCTGAGGGGGACCGAGGGAGCCccttggaggaggaggggggTTCCCTGAAGGCCCCTtgggcaggggctcctcttcaccTGGGCCAAGGCCAATTCCTGAAGTTCAGTCAGAGAGAAGGTGATGGAGACTCCTGGTCCTCTGGGGAGGACTAG
- the NES gene encoding nestin isoform X1 — MEGCLGEESFQMWELNRRLEAYLARVKALEEQNELLSAELGGLRAQAGDASWRARADDELAALRALVDQRWREKHAAEVARDNLAEEVEGVASRCQQLRLARERTAEEVARSRRAVEAEKCAQTWLSTQAAELERELEALRAAHEEERAGLNAQAACAPRGPAPPRGPPAPAPEVEELAQRLGEAWRGAVRGYQERVAHMETSLGQARERLGHALQGAREGRLELQQLQAERSGLQERRAALEQRLEGRWQERLQTAEQFQLAVEALEQEKQGLQSQIAQVLEGRQQLAHLKMSLSLEVATYRTLLEAENSRLQTPGGGSKASLGFLDPKLELHFPGTPEGRRPGPLLSVLSPTPLSSPLPGTLETPVPTFLKSQEFLQARTPTSASTPIPPTPQAPCPAVDAEIRAQDAPGSLPQPRVGRQQVPEVMWAEAKVAIPASVLPGPEEPGGQQQEPSPSQSPEDHASLAPALSPDHSSLEAKGGEPSGSRESSRPQEEDEGQLWGMAEKETVVEVKAVSSLQQETWQEEGDLDMKEIQDSQGPLEKETLKSLEEEIQKPSIPLEKQSHETIRSLEKENLELLRPLEEENLETLKILEKENQELLKAFEGKEMEIVRSLEKETLELLKPIGKEDPQTLPSLEKENQEITRSLEVNVETFLYPGKENQELVRSLEEENIELLRTLERESQEPLRCQEVENQETLRLLAKESQEPLRSLEEDQEVSRPLGKENHEALRAPEDENHEALRPLEKENPESLRSLEEDQEAVRPSEKENQEPLRSLETENQESLRSLEEDREEIRALEEDQETVRLLEKEKQESLRSLEDQEAMRPLEEENQEPLRSLEKEKQETMRPLEEDKQELLRSLEEQEAMRSLEEEGQMTLSPLEKVKPETLKSLGKDQEIVIPLEKENQELLRSLNEESIEAVRSVETETPEPLKPTKEENLEILKPLEEESQEPLESVERNHEKLRPPDKENQESLGSLAEWNVENLQYLEEADKGSLRHLEEEENVEKEESQASLRPLEEQGQELPLSAHQQKWEDITQGDQELDQDRPPGRAGVDSEDGAELEPKEQAGFPAKGEVVEQGELHLTATGEAWGTGEGHPGSPEPKEQRLPAEGAGGAGGAEGLQDPEEQPEQVGALGLPAAQGMSEVVEPVLEDKDVAPGDGRASPEVTLEFETAMGGSAEVERGPEQEVVGLEDPGGLVREEVMESPLGEGGVEAKKVQGLEEPRKELEEAGTLEPEVSTLPRKSRDPLETPRDWVESESGAPGKTEETVSAETLCHEGSNTPQPRPLGSEGAEEDAKPMLGPPSLRPTESCSPTLIPEDAAGPQPLAEGNQEASWGLEGRAEVLGKADGEQEDLSSGGIPEGLQEEGEESREESEADELGETLPDSTPLGLYLRSPASPKWDLPGEQRPSPQGEPGKEGWGPAVPASKGLGAHPSEEEEEGDEEEERGHDSELSEEFEDLGTEASLLPGVPGEGEEPLSQVPQLLLEPAAWDRDGESDGFADEEESGEEGEEEEEEEGREPGAGRGGPVPSVGSLPAPHSPQGGNLLGSETTDVSVPWDDGPRASAPDAPMTAPETESQNIIEASGSEEESDAAPLEREDQVPGPLGTLSGVEDTPDVGGPGPSLKEELEHVNGGVVNGLEQSEGIGQGAAEGDRGSPLEEEGGSLKAPWAGAPLHLGQGQFLKFSQREGDGDSWSSGED; from the exons ATGGAGGGCTGCCTGGGGGAAGAATCTTTTCAGATGTGGGAGCTCAATCGGCGCCTGGAGGCCTACCTGGCCCGGGTCAAGGCGCTAGAGGAGCAGAATGAGCTGCTCAGCGCGGAGCTCGGGGGTCTCCGGGCACAGGCCGGGGACGCCTCCTGGAGGGCTCGTGCCGACGACGAGCTGGCGGCCCTACGGGCCCTCGTCGACCAGCGCTGGCGGGAGAAGCACGCGGCCGAGGTGGCGCGCGACAACCTGGCAGAAGAGGTGGAGGGCGTGGCGAGTCGGTGCCAGCAGCTGCGGCTGGCCCGGGAGCGGACCGCGGAGGAGGTGGCCCGCAGCCGGCGTGCGGTCGAGGCCGAGAAATGCGCCCAGACCTGGCTGAGCACCCAGGCTGCGGAGCTGGAGCGCGAGCTGGAGGCTCTGCGCGCGGCGCACGAGGAGGAGCGCGCCGGCCTGAACGCTCAGGCTGCCTGCGCCCCCCGCGGCCCCGCTCCGCCCCGGGGACCCCCCGCGCCGGCCCCCGAGGTGGAGGAGCTGGCTCAGCGGCTGGGCGAGGCGTGGCGGGGGGCAGTGCGCGGCTACCAGGAACGCGTGGCACACATGGAGACCTCTTTGGGCCAGGCCCGCGAGCGGCTGGGCCATGCGCTGCAGGGCGCCCGCGAGGGTCGCCTGGAGCTGCAGCAACTCCAGGCAGAGCGCAGCGGCCTTCAGGAGCGCAGGGCAGCgctggagcagaggctggaggGCCGCTGGCAGGAGCGGCTGCAGACCGCTGAGCAGTTCCAG CTGGCCGTGGAGGCCCTGGAGCAGGAGAAACAAGGCCTCCAGAGCCAAATCGCCCAAGTCCTGGAAGGTCGGCAGCAGCTGGCACACCTCAAGATGTCCCTCAGCCTGGAGGTGGCCACATACAG GACCCTCCTAGAGGCCGAGAACTCCCGGCTGCAGACACCTGGAGGGGGTTCCAAGGCTTCCCTCGGCTTTCTGG ACCCTAAGCTGGAGCTACATTTCCCTGGGACCCCAGAGGGCCGGCGTCCGGGACCTCTGCTTTCTGTTCTGAGCCCGACTCCCCTCTCCTCACCTTTGCCCGGTACCCTTGAAACACCTGTGCCAACCTTTCTGAAGAGCCAGGAATTCCTTCAGGCCCGCACCCCGACCTCAGCcagcacccccatcccacccacccctcaGGCTCCCTGCCCTGCTGTAGATGCCGAGATCAGAGCCCAGGATGCCCCTGGGTCCCTGCCCCAACCACGGGTTGGGAGGCAACAGGTGCCAGAAGTCATGTGGGCTGAAGCCAAGGTGGCCATCCCTGCCAGCGTCCTGCcaggaccagaggagcctgggggccagcaaCAAGAGCCCAGTCCAAGCCAATCCCCTGAAGATCATGCCTCCCTGGCTCCAGCCCTCAGCCCTGACCACTCCAGTCTAGAGGCCAAAGGTGGAGAACCCAGTGGGTCTAGAGAGTCCAGCAGACCCCAGGAGGAAGATGAAGGACAACTCTGGGGGATGGCAGAGAAAGAAACAGTGGTAGAGGTCAAAGCAGTGAGCAGCTTGCAGCAGGAAACATGGCAAGAAGAGGGGGATCTGGACATGAAAGAAATCCAAGACTCCCAGGGTCCTTTGGAAAAAGAAACTCTGAAGTCTCTGGAAGAAGAGATTCAAAAGCCATCGATTCCATTGGAAAAGCAGAGCCATGAGACGATAAGATCTCTAGAGAAGGAGAATCTGGAATTGCTGAGGCCTTTGGAAGAAGAGAACTTAGAAACACTAAAAATACTAGAGAAGGAGAATCAAGAATTATTGAAGGCTTTCGAAGGAAAGGAGATGGAGATAGTGAGATCTCTAGAAAAAGAGACTCTGGAACTACTTAAGCCTATAGGAAAAGAGGATCCACAGACATTGCCATCTCTAGAAAAGGAGAATCAAGAAATAACGAGGTCTCTTGAAGTTAATGTAGAGACATTTTTATATccaggaaaggaaaatcaagaaTTAGTGAGGTCTCTAGAAGAGGAGAACATTGAGTTATTGAGAACTCTAGAAAGGGAGAGTCAAGAGCCACTGAGATGTCAAGAAGTAGAGAACCAGGAAACACTGAGACTCCTAGCCAAAGAGAGTCAAGAGCCATTGAGGTCTCTGGAAGAAGACCAGGAGGTATCAAGACCTCTAGGAAAAGAGAATCATGAGGCCCTGAGGGCTCCAGAAGATGAGAATCATGAGGCTCTGAGAcctctagaaaaagaaaacccagagtCACTGAGATCTTTAGAAGAAGACCAGGAGGCAGTGAGaccttcagaaaaagaaaaccaggagCCGCTGAGGTCTCTAGAAACAGAAAACCAGGAGTCACTGAGGTCTCTAGAAGAAGACCGGGAGGAAATAAGAGCTCTAGAAGAAGACCAGGAGACAGTGAGacttctagaaaaagaaaaacaggaatcaCTAAGGTCTCTAGAAGACCAGGAGGCAATGAGACCTCTAGAAGAAGAAAACCAAGAGCCACTGAGgtctctagaaaaagaaaaacaggagacaATGAGACCTCTAGAAGAAGACAAACAGGAATTACTGAGATCTCTAGAAGAGCAGGAGGCAATGAGATCTCTAGAAGAAGAAGGCCAGATGACATTGAGCCCTCTAGAAAAAGTGAAACCAGAGACACTAAAGTCTCTTGGAAAAGATCAGGAGATAGTTATACCTCTTGAAAAAGAGAATCAAGAGTTATTAAGGTCCCTAAATGAAGAGAGTATAGAGGCAGTGAGGTCTgtagaaacagagactccagaaCCACTAAAGCCTACCAAAGAGGAAAACCTGGAAATACTGAAACCTCTAGAAGAGGAAAGTCAAGAGCCACTGGAGTCTGTGGAAAGGAACCACGAGAAACTGAGACCCCCGGATAAGGAGAATCAAGAGTCACTGGGCTCTCTGGCAGAGTGGAACGTAGAGAATTTGCAATATCTAGAGGAGGCCGACAAGGGAAGTCTAAGGCACTTGGAAGAGGAAGAGAACGTGGAGAAAGAAGAGAGTCAAGCGTCACTGAGGCCCCTGGAGGAGCAGGGACAGGAGCTGCCGCTCTCTGCACATCAACAGAAGTGGGAAGATATAACGCAGGGGGACCAAGAACTGGATCAGGACAGGCCCCCTGGGAGGGCTGGGGTGGACAGTGAGGATGGGGCAGAGCTGGAACCGAAAGAACAGGCTGGCTTCCCTGCGAAGGGGGAGGTGGTGGAGCAGGGGGAGTTGCATCTGACAGCCACAGGTGAGGCCTGGGGCACAGGTGAGGGGCACCCAGGCAGCCCCGAGCCCAAAGAGCAGAGGCTCCCAGCTGAGGGAGCAGGTGGGGCAGGAGGCGCTGAGGGCCTCCAGGACCCTGAGGAGCAGCCAGAGCAGGTTGGGGCCCTGGGCCTCCCAGCTGCCCAGGGCATGTCAGAGGTGGTGGAGCCCGTGTTGGAAGATAAGGATGTGGCCCCAGGGGATGGCCGAGCCTCCCCAGAGGTCACCTTGGAGTTCGAGACGGCCATGGGCGGGTCTGCGGAAGTGGAGCGGGGACCCGAGCAGGAGGTAGTAGGGCTGGAGGACCCAGGTGGCCTGGTCAGAGAGGAGGTGATGGAGTCAcccctgggggagggaggtgtggaGGCAAAGAAGGTACAGGGCTTGGAAGAGCCCAgaaaggagctggaggaggcaggCACTCTGGAGCCGGAGGTCTCCACACTGCCCAGGAAGAGCAGAGACCCGCTGGAGACTCCTAGGGACTGGGTGGAGTCAGAATCTGGGGCCCCTGGGAAAACAGAGGAGACAGTCTCAGCTGAGACCTTATGCCACGAGGGAAGTAATACCCCTCAGCCCAGGCCCCTGGGGTCAGAGGGAGCAGAGGAGGATGCCAAACCGATGCTGGGGCCCCCCAGTCTGAGGCCCACCGAGTCCTGCTCGCCCACCCTAATCCCTGAAGATGCCGCTGGGCCCCAGCCCCTGGCTGAGGGGAACCAAGAGGccagctgggggctggagggcagggctgaggtcCTGGGAAAGGCAGATGGTGAGCAGGAGGATCTGAGCTCTGGGGGGATCCCAGAGGGCctccaggaggaaggggaggagagcaGAGAAGAGAGTGAGGCGGATGAGCTAGGGGAGACCCTTCCTGACTCCACTCCCCTAGGCCTCTACCTCAGGTCCCCCGCTTCCCCCAAGTGGGACCTGCCTGGAGAGCAGAGGCCCTCCCCTCAAGGGGAACCTGGAAAGGAAGGCTGGGGTCCTGCAGTCCCAGCCTCCAAGGGCCTTGGGGCTCACCcctcagaggaggaagaggagggagatgaggaggaggaacGTGGCCATGACTCTGAGCTGTCAGAAGAGTTTGAGGACCTGGGAACTGAGGCTTCTCTCCTTCCTGGGGTccctggggagggggaagaacCTCTGAGCCAAGTGCCCCAGCTGCTCCTGGAGCCTGCAGCTTGGGATCGTGATGGTGAATCTGATGgatttgcagatgaggaagagagtggggaggagggagaggaagaagaggaagaagaggggagggagCCAGGGGCAGGGCGCGGGGGGCCCGTGCCCTCCGTGGGCAGCCTTCCCGCCCCGCACAGCCCTCAGGGAGGGAACCTCCTGGGGTCTGAGACCACAGATGTCAGTGTCCCCTGGGACGATGGCCCGAGGGCCTCGGCACCTGACGCCCCCATGACTGCCCCGGAGACTGAGTCCCAGAACATCATTGAGGCCTCGGGCTCAGAGGAGGAGTCTGATGCTGCCCCCCTGGAGAGGGAGGACCAAGTCCCTGGTCCTCTGGGGACCCTCAGTGGGGTGGAGGACACCCCTGATGTCGGcggcccaggtcccagcctgaAGGAAGAGTTGGAGCACGTGAATGGGGGCGTGGTGAACGGGCTGGAGCAGTCCGAGGGGATAGGCCAGGGGGCCGCTGAGGGGGACCGAGGGAGCCccttggaggaggaggggggTTCCCTGAAGGCCCCTtgggcaggggctcctcttcaccTGGGCCAAGGCCAATTCCTGAAGTTCAGTCAGAGAGAAGGTGATGGAGACTCCTGGTCCTCTGGGGAGGACTAG